A genomic stretch from Nitrospira defluvii includes:
- a CDS encoding ATP-binding protein: MKLLKLLLQAFGPFTAKTLDFSTGPVDLHLIYGPNEAGKSSALRAMIDLRFGIPLRSPDDFVHAAGDLRIGGIFVTQTGERVGFVRRKGKGATLSRLNLETEQADAALPMAGTYELELTGGMNRGEFEAMFGLNHARLREGGQVLLLGEGDVGAALFEASAGTGGIARLLDSLEVDAKKLYSSHGRAQNAVINEARRRLDEQRQIWRDAQTRPAEWQTLNRAHEAAVSALAEVTRTLETLRRQEHELTELRTVEPLLREHAAVSALLASLTGVPDLPEQAREERLAAVQALDHAQRSLREAEAEEERCALALKALVVEPLLITHAGAIERLATSVAAAAGHRTEVQQSTAVITALETDLALSAARLAPGHALRQLLEAVPAAADRLVLDDHLAQVSRLNDRLEDYRQHAGRLDEAMQADRDISAPMDDPAAKLRLTSALRQAQSLGDVVRRYGELERQLRELEPALEQALSDVGLPSDRALRSTQPLLDAQIAQTRKDLADSDEQMRTLLEERQRLERDLEGQRVRLRQLAAEGEVVTAETLRQARVRRDETWAAIRRAYIDLVQDRDQLALGFDTTRIVPETFEAAVGEADRQADLLRADAKRAAGLEECSGRIELMERRSADIDLQIATLTRGREDILIAWAGRLRGAGLPNLAPEPLREWQGRRLDALRLVERVGSLRADRERLREETNDAVSILTSALAELGHAVGDLTVNHVQALPALIEDALRWERQAVEADAARSARHQAAEARRVEREQVNRSIAETEIRLQHHRAALREWHTRLFLSSETVPDAVKVRLDELDSLARQAAALSEARQRQAQAQTILDDLVAQSRQVAALLGEPAPAAVEDFTDRLRGRLIAARAAEQERGTLIRDQRKAVDQRRRAALEQAAQQATLSRLCAAAGVAGVESLPQCEEAAFRKREAGRALAQVKQQLAAASSRSEQELRHCLAGRDAVTIESQREQCRAAIKTSEEVQSTARRTEEQSRRALEAIDASDRAALAREAMEAAAARYRAALRPWARLKLARVLLQAALRRFRERAQAPMMANASTYFSLMTGGVYERLVTDERGDKPMLCARRAGGVTIGIEQMSEGTADQLYLALRLAALELRRPSHPAMPLVLDDTLITSDDERAANILRALARFAEGSQVMLFTHHRHLMDIAKAALGRHAFVAHTL; the protein is encoded by the coding sequence ATGAAACTACTCAAGCTTCTGCTCCAGGCGTTTGGCCCCTTCACTGCCAAGACCTTGGATTTCTCGACCGGTCCTGTCGATCTCCATCTGATTTACGGCCCCAACGAAGCAGGCAAGTCGTCGGCCTTACGCGCCATGATCGATCTGCGATTCGGCATTCCCCTGCGCAGCCCTGATGATTTTGTCCATGCGGCGGGCGACTTGCGCATCGGCGGGATTTTTGTCACGCAGACCGGTGAACGAGTCGGGTTTGTGCGGCGCAAGGGCAAGGGGGCCACCCTCTCGCGGCTCAACCTCGAGACGGAACAGGCGGACGCGGCCCTTCCCATGGCGGGCACGTATGAACTTGAATTGACCGGCGGGATGAACCGGGGGGAATTCGAAGCCATGTTCGGCCTCAACCATGCCCGGTTGCGCGAAGGCGGCCAGGTCCTGTTGCTCGGCGAGGGCGATGTGGGGGCGGCTCTATTCGAGGCCAGCGCGGGAACGGGCGGGATCGCGAGGTTGTTGGATTCGTTGGAGGTCGATGCGAAGAAACTCTACAGTTCGCATGGCCGGGCGCAGAACGCGGTGATCAATGAGGCGCGCCGTCGGCTCGATGAGCAGCGGCAGATCTGGCGAGACGCGCAGACGAGGCCGGCGGAATGGCAGACCTTGAATCGTGCGCATGAAGCGGCTGTCTCGGCGTTGGCGGAGGTCACTCGCACGCTGGAGACGTTGCGTCGTCAGGAGCATGAGCTGACCGAGCTGCGCACGGTCGAGCCCCTGTTGCGAGAGCATGCGGCCGTCTCGGCGCTCCTGGCCTCGTTGACCGGAGTTCCTGATTTGCCCGAGCAGGCCAGGGAGGAACGGCTGGCGGCGGTACAGGCGCTGGATCATGCGCAACGCAGCCTCAGAGAGGCGGAGGCGGAGGAGGAACGTTGCGCGCTCGCGCTGAAGGCGTTGGTCGTGGAGCCACTGTTGATTACACATGCGGGGGCGATCGAACGGTTGGCAACGTCGGTGGCTGCGGCCGCCGGCCATCGGACCGAGGTGCAACAGAGTACCGCGGTGATCACCGCGCTGGAGACCGATCTTGCCCTATCCGCTGCGCGCCTGGCCCCTGGGCATGCATTGCGACAATTGCTGGAAGCCGTACCTGCCGCCGCCGATCGACTCGTATTGGACGATCACCTGGCACAGGTGAGTCGATTGAACGACCGACTGGAGGATTACCGCCAGCATGCAGGCCGGCTTGACGAGGCGATGCAGGCGGATCGGGATATCTCAGCACCCATGGATGATCCTGCTGCCAAATTGCGCCTCACGTCTGCCCTTCGGCAGGCGCAGTCGCTGGGTGACGTGGTTCGGCGGTATGGAGAATTGGAACGGCAGCTCCGTGAACTTGAACCGGCCCTGGAACAGGCGTTGTCCGATGTCGGCCTCCCGTCCGATCGGGCGTTGCGGTCCACACAACCTCTTCTAGATGCGCAGATTGCCCAGACCAGAAAAGACCTGGCCGACTCGGATGAACAGATGCGCACGTTGCTGGAGGAACGGCAACGGTTGGAGCGCGACCTGGAAGGACAACGAGTGCGACTGAGGCAACTGGCCGCCGAGGGCGAGGTGGTGACGGCGGAGACGTTGCGTCAGGCCCGCGTCAGACGTGACGAAACCTGGGCCGCCATCCGGCGCGCCTACATCGATCTGGTGCAGGACCGCGATCAACTGGCGCTGGGATTCGATACGACCAGGATCGTCCCTGAGACCTTCGAGGCGGCGGTAGGCGAGGCGGATCGGCAAGCGGATCTCTTGCGCGCCGATGCGAAACGAGCGGCCGGTCTTGAAGAATGTTCCGGGCGAATCGAGTTGATGGAAAGACGCAGCGCGGACATCGATCTTCAGATCGCCACGCTCACGAGGGGCCGTGAAGACATCCTGATTGCCTGGGCCGGACGGTTAAGAGGCGCGGGGCTACCGAACCTGGCTCCGGAGCCGTTACGGGAATGGCAGGGGCGGAGGCTCGACGCGTTGCGTCTGGTTGAACGCGTGGGTTCCCTTCGAGCTGATCGCGAGCGACTGCGCGAGGAAACGAACGACGCGGTCTCAATCCTCACGAGTGCGCTTGCTGAGCTAGGGCATGCGGTCGGCGACCTGACGGTGAATCATGTGCAAGCTCTACCGGCGCTGATCGAGGACGCCTTGCGGTGGGAGCGGCAGGCGGTGGAGGCGGATGCGGCAAGGAGTGCCAGGCATCAGGCGGCAGAGGCCAGAAGGGTCGAACGTGAACAGGTGAACCGGTCGATCGCCGAGACCGAGATCAGGTTACAGCATCATCGAGCGGCGTTGCGGGAGTGGCATACGCGGCTGTTTCTCTCATCCGAGACGGTGCCGGATGCCGTCAAGGTGCGGCTTGATGAATTGGACAGCCTGGCGCGTCAAGCTGCGGCCTTGAGTGAGGCGCGCCAGCGGCAGGCACAGGCGCAGACCATTCTCGATGACCTGGTCGCGCAATCGCGGCAGGTGGCGGCCTTGCTGGGGGAACCGGCGCCTGCGGCGGTCGAGGACTTTACGGATCGTTTGCGCGGCAGGTTGATTGCGGCGAGGGCCGCTGAGCAAGAACGCGGGACCCTCATCCGTGATCAGCGAAAGGCCGTCGATCAGCGACGGCGTGCGGCATTGGAACAGGCGGCGCAACAGGCGACGCTGTCCAGGCTCTGCGCTGCTGCCGGGGTTGCAGGTGTCGAGTCGTTGCCGCAATGTGAAGAGGCGGCGTTTCGCAAGCGCGAGGCAGGCCGGGCGTTGGCTCAAGTGAAGCAGCAACTCGCGGCAGCCTCTTCGCGTTCGGAGCAAGAATTGCGTCATTGTCTGGCTGGTCGTGACGCGGTGACCATCGAGAGCCAGCGGGAGCAATGCCGTGCCGCCATCAAGACCAGTGAGGAGGTGCAATCCACCGCTCGTCGGACTGAGGAGCAGTCTCGCCGGGCGTTGGAGGCCATCGATGCGTCTGATCGAGCAGCGTTGGCGAGGGAAGCGATGGAAGCCGCCGCGGCCCGGTATCGCGCGGCTTTGAGACCATGGGCCAGGCTGAAACTGGCGCGCGTCTTGCTCCAGGCAGCCTTGCGCCGTTTTCGAGAACGGGCGCAGGCTCCCATGATGGCCAACGCGTCCACCTATTTTTCACTCATGACGGGCGGCGTCTACGAACGGCTGGTGACGGACGAGCGTGGGGACAAGCCGATGCTCTGTGCTCGGCGGGCCGGGGGTGTGACGATCGGAATTGAGCAGATGAGCGAAGGCACTGCCGATCAATTGTACCTGGCGCTCCGACTGGCGGCGCTGGAATTGCGGCGTCCGTCTCATCCGGCCATGCCCCTGGTGCTGGATGATACCCTGATCACCTCGGATGACGAACGCGCGGCGAACATCCTGCGGGCCCTGGCTCGTTTTGCCGAGGGGAGTCAGGTCATGTTGTTCACGCACCACCGCCATCTCATGGACATCGCTAAGGCGGCTCTCGGCCGGCACGCCTTCGTCGCACACACGTTGTGA
- a CDS encoding metallophosphoesterase family protein — MRFIHAADLHIDSPLRGLDRYDGAPVARLRTATRSAFERLVDRALAERVDFVLFAGDIYDCDWQDFHTGLFFREQLVRLGRAGIRVFIVQGNHDAQGVISKQLVLPQHVTVFSSRTAQTIRLDDLSVAIHGRSFPERAVDEDLVPSYPPPVPGFFNIGLLHTSLTGRAGHDTYAPTDSPTLINKGYDYWALGHVHAREVIAERPRIVFPGNLQGRHAKETGAKGCELVTVEAGGIESEFLALDVVRWSQVAVPLDGLHRLDALGEAFRRALDPVLAGAGDRLHAVRVTLTGSTELHRLEAAQPGTLAAAMYGAAQDIGEAEIWIEQVRLELTTPLDRGRAAERQDAVGELVRLVDSIAGDEAELLQLAQDELGDLLGSVPQEVAVGDVPRLDDPVELRSLLMDAEATVLARLTDSGADR; from the coding sequence ATGCGCTTTATCCACGCGGCTGATCTTCATATCGATAGTCCCCTGCGAGGCCTCGACCGGTACGATGGCGCGCCCGTGGCGCGGTTACGAACGGCGACGCGAAGTGCGTTCGAGCGTCTCGTGGATCGGGCGTTGGCGGAGCGGGTGGATTTCGTATTGTTCGCCGGGGACATCTACGACTGCGACTGGCAGGACTTCCATACGGGCCTCTTCTTTCGCGAGCAGCTGGTTCGCCTCGGGCGGGCGGGCATTCGGGTGTTCATCGTCCAGGGCAATCACGATGCGCAGGGGGTGATCTCGAAGCAGTTGGTTCTGCCGCAGCATGTGACGGTTTTCTCCTCCCGTACCGCCCAGACGATTCGACTCGACGACCTTTCGGTGGCGATTCACGGCCGCAGCTTTCCGGAGCGGGCTGTCGATGAAGACCTGGTTCCGTCTTACCCTCCGCCGGTGCCCGGGTTTTTCAATATCGGCCTGTTGCACACGAGTCTGACGGGGCGCGCCGGGCACGATACCTATGCGCCGACGGATTCGCCGACGTTGATCAACAAGGGCTATGACTACTGGGCTCTTGGCCATGTGCATGCGCGCGAAGTGATCGCTGAGCGCCCGCGCATCGTGTTCCCCGGCAACTTGCAGGGGCGCCATGCGAAGGAGACCGGTGCGAAAGGCTGCGAGCTGGTGACGGTCGAGGCGGGGGGCATCGAGAGCGAGTTCCTGGCGCTGGATGTCGTTCGTTGGAGTCAGGTGGCTGTGCCGCTCGATGGGCTTCACCGGCTCGATGCGTTGGGCGAGGCCTTTCGGCGGGCGCTCGACCCTGTGCTCGCGGGCGCCGGAGATCGCCTGCACGCGGTGCGCGTGACCCTGACCGGCTCGACGGAGTTGCACCGGCTGGAGGCGGCACAGCCCGGCACGTTGGCCGCGGCCATGTACGGCGCGGCGCAGGATATCGGCGAGGCGGAAATTTGGATCGAGCAGGTGCGGTTGGAACTCACCACGCCGCTGGATCGCGGCAGGGCCGCAGAGCGTCAGGATGCCGTGGGTGAGCTGGTCCGGCTCGTGGATTCGATTGCCGGGGACGAGGCGGAGTTGCTCCAGCTGGCGCAGGACGAACTCGGTGATCTGCTCGGCTCTGTCCCGCAGGAGGTGGCGGTCGGCGATGTGCCGAGGCTCGACGACCCGGTGGAATTGAGGTCCCTCCTGATGGATGCCGAGGCGACGGTCTTGGCGCGCCTGACCGATTCCGGTGCGGATCGATGA
- a CDS encoding sigma-70 family RNA polymerase sigma factor, producing MTQESTPSTALSPEAIAQLVKGHREFLSFLERRVESRAVAEDILQSAFTRGLERGAGVDDEKVVAWFYRVLRNAVIDHYRQRSTAERLTEAWAREFPDVQEPEAELRQEICQCVSSLLDTLKPEYRDALRIVDLQEGKLKDLAQQSGITPENAAVRVHRARAALRRRIEQACGTCSLHGCLDCSCEAAGGKECGG from the coding sequence ATGACGCAGGAATCCACACCATCGACGGCACTCTCACCGGAGGCCATTGCGCAGTTGGTCAAGGGACACCGCGAGTTCTTGTCGTTCCTGGAACGACGAGTGGAATCGAGAGCCGTGGCGGAGGACATTCTGCAATCGGCTTTTACTCGTGGATTGGAACGAGGGGCCGGGGTGGACGACGAAAAAGTGGTCGCCTGGTTCTATCGAGTGCTCCGCAACGCGGTGATCGATCACTACCGGCAACGGTCCACCGCCGAGCGGCTGACGGAAGCCTGGGCGAGGGAATTTCCGGATGTCCAGGAACCGGAGGCGGAACTGCGGCAGGAGATCTGTCAATGCGTATCGAGCCTGCTCGACACGCTCAAACCGGAATATCGCGACGCCCTGCGGATCGTGGATCTGCAAGAAGGCAAACTGAAAGACCTGGCGCAACAGTCAGGCATCACCCCCGAAAATGCGGCGGTTCGTGTGCATCGAGCCAGAGCGGCACTGCGTCGCCGGATCGAACAGGCCTGCGGCACCTGTTCCTTGCATGGGTGCCTGGATTGTTCGTGCGAGGCGGCAGGCGGGAAGGAGTGCGGAGGGTAA
- a CDS encoding type I restriction enzyme endonuclease domain-containing protein has product MRERLSKELDGLRGQEQWMASTIIEIVISEAQNEVRDFKKWDFDIIPHRLVMKRGFQTQDGRRVAVDDAFKDPEHPFRIAIVCAMWLTGFDVECLGTLYLDKPMKAHNLMQAIARANRIYPGKSCGVIVDYNGMLKSLREALAQYALGDEDAKDEADDVVAPIVELVLALLQAIEAAEQHLIGLGFDPSRLHGATGFTRIEALRDAVDALYTSDEAKRRFEIMARQVFICFKALLMEPSVFAYAERHDNIEAIYKKLQEKRDTADVTEVLKELHRIVNEAIRAAAPGDDHAEGLTVDLSVIDLGRLRDEFARKVRRKHAALQDIREVVEQKLAQMLAWNPMHMDYYKKYQAIIADYNREKDRATVEATFAELFALATSLDAEEKQAAEEGLSQDEYVLFQMIFREDVTKADRERLKQASRVLLKSLQELLKAMANWTQNATTQAEVKVCIVDSLWQALPRPPFTDDETEVVAGRVYDYVWQRSRAGHWGQARQDSSR; this is encoded by the coding sequence ATGAGGGAACGCCTGAGCAAGGAACTCGATGGACTGCGGGGGCAGGAACAGTGGATGGCAAGCACCATCATCGAAATCGTTATCAGTGAAGCACAAAACGAAGTTCGGGATTTCAAAAAGTGGGACTTCGACATCATCCCGCACCGCCTGGTGATGAAGAGGGGATTCCAGACCCAAGACGGTAGACGAGTGGCGGTGGATGACGCCTTTAAGGACCCGGAGCACCCTTTCCGCATCGCGATCGTCTGTGCGATGTGGCTGACCGGCTTCGACGTGGAGTGCCTCGGAACGCTTTATCTCGACAAGCCGATGAAGGCCCACAATCTCATGCAGGCCATTGCCCGCGCCAACCGGATCTATCCCGGAAAAAGTTGCGGCGTGATTGTCGATTACAACGGCATGCTCAAGAGCCTGCGCGAAGCGCTGGCTCAATATGCGCTGGGTGATGAGGATGCGAAGGATGAGGCCGATGATGTTGTTGCCCCCATCGTTGAGTTGGTGCTGGCTCTGCTTCAGGCCATTGAAGCAGCCGAACAACATCTCATTGGTCTCGGGTTTGATCCCAGCCGGCTTCACGGTGCCACAGGGTTCACACGCATCGAAGCGTTGCGTGATGCGGTGGATGCCCTCTATACCTCAGATGAAGCCAAACGCCGGTTCGAAATTATGGCGCGGCAGGTCTTCATCTGCTTCAAGGCGTTGCTCATGGAGCCGAGCGTATTCGCCTATGCTGAACGCCATGACAATATTGAGGCCATTTATAAAAAACTCCAGGAGAAGCGCGATACCGCCGATGTGACCGAGGTGCTGAAAGAATTGCACCGGATCGTCAATGAAGCCATTCGGGCGGCGGCTCCCGGAGATGACCATGCGGAAGGGCTCACGGTGGATCTCAGTGTGATCGATTTGGGCCGGTTGCGGGATGAGTTCGCGCGCAAGGTGCGTCGGAAACATGCTGCGCTCCAAGACATTCGAGAGGTCGTGGAGCAGAAGCTGGCCCAAATGCTTGCTTGGAATCCCATGCACATGGATTATTACAAGAAGTACCAAGCCATTATTGCCGACTATAACCGCGAAAAAGACCGGGCGACTGTCGAGGCGACCTTTGCAGAATTATTTGCGCTTGCGACCAGTCTCGACGCCGAGGAGAAGCAGGCAGCGGAAGAAGGGTTGAGCCAGGACGAGTATGTCCTCTTTCAAATGATTTTCAGGGAGGACGTCACCAAGGCCGACCGTGAAAGGCTCAAACAGGCGAGCAGGGTGCTGCTCAAGTCATTGCAGGAGTTGCTCAAGGCGATGGCGAACTGGACTCAAAACGCTACGACGCAGGCCGAGGTGAAGGTCTGCATTGTGGATAGTTTGTGGCAAGCTCTGCCACGCCCGCCGTTTACAGATGACGAGACCGAGGTTGTCGCGGGGCGAGTGTACGACTATGTCTGGCAGCGGAGCAGGGCGGGTCATTGGGGCCAGGCTCGCCAGGACAGTAGCCGCTAG
- a CDS encoding DEAD/DEAH box helicase family protein yields the protein MTDREDLDEQIWRTFIGCGVSDEKTPRVASGKELQETLRGNHRFVFSLIHKFNQPVTAPYSERDDIIVISDEAHRTQAGKFARNMRLALPNASFLGFTGTPLFKHDELTRRIFGSYISRYDFKRSEEDQSTVRLVYENRGEKLGLARLDLNDRIAAKIEEAELNPDQEALLERLLGQDYEVITADDRLDKLADDFV from the coding sequence ATGACCGACCGGGAAGACCTGGACGAGCAGATCTGGCGCACTTTCATCGGCTGTGGCGTCTCTGACGAGAAGACCCCGCGCGTCGCCTCAGGGAAGGAGCTCCAAGAAACTCTTCGCGGGAATCACCGGTTTGTCTTCAGCCTGATCCACAAGTTCAATCAGCCGGTTACTGCCCCGTACAGCGAGCGCGACGATATCATTGTCATCTCGGATGAAGCCCACCGGACGCAGGCGGGGAAGTTTGCCCGAAACATGCGGTTGGCCCTGCCCAACGCCTCGTTTCTCGGCTTTACCGGCACGCCGCTCTTCAAGCATGACGAACTCACCCGGCGGATCTTCGGAAGCTACATTTCCCGCTACGATTTCAAACGGTCGGAGGAGGACCAATCCACCGTCAGGCTCGTCTATGAGAACCGGGGCGAGAAGCTGGGACTCGCCAGGCTGGACCTGAACGATCGAATCGCCGCAAAGATTGAAGAGGCTGAACTGAATCCGGACCAGGAAGCCTTGCTCGAACGCCTGCTGGGCCAGGACTATGAAGTGATCACCGCGGACGACCGTCTCGACAAGCTGGCCGACGATTTCGTTTAG
- a CDS encoding type I restriction endonuclease, translated as MITDINSEDRLVQQTFADHLRDRLGWESLYAYNAETFGPQGLLGRSSERDVVLVRDLQATLARLNPDLPVAVREQAVETLTRTDFARSLIQHNRELYGFLRGGVPVEWRDDSGETCHAHARVIDFRAPENNRFLAVRELKIQGLLVPHYNRRADLVCFVNGLPLVFIELKAVYRNIRAGFDDNLTDYLSAHSIAHAFHHNAFLVVSNGDRARYGSITSKWEHFVEWKRDTESAQARVDAEALLDGMLAKDRLLDLVENFILFDESRAGGTRKVVARNHQVLGVNNAVGSVIHQEELKRQYPPEQRLVEYRASIERPSLAAESVPEDQAYLPAAPAQSQDLIELPLLKRAHPDLGRLGVFWHTQGSGKSYSMAFFAEKVRRVVPVTLPFW; from the coding sequence ATGATCACCGACATCAACAGCGAAGACCGGCTGGTTCAGCAGACCTTCGCTGACCATCTGCGTGATCGGCTGGGCTGGGAAAGCCTCTATGCCTACAATGCCGAGACCTTCGGACCGCAAGGCTTGTTAGGGCGCTCATCCGAGCGAGATGTTGTATTGGTGCGCGATCTTCAGGCGACGCTCGCACGATTGAACCCCGATCTTCCAGTTGCCGTTAGAGAGCAGGCCGTTGAAACGCTGACGCGCACCGATTTCGCGCGATCGCTCATCCAGCACAACCGGGAGTTGTATGGGTTTCTTCGTGGCGGTGTCCCGGTCGAGTGGCGGGATGATTCAGGCGAAACCTGCCATGCCCATGCCCGGGTGATCGACTTTCGTGCTCCCGAGAACAACCGGTTCCTGGCCGTGCGCGAGCTCAAGATTCAGGGCCTGCTGGTGCCGCACTATAACCGCCGGGCCGACCTGGTTTGCTTTGTGAACGGGTTGCCGCTGGTCTTTATCGAACTGAAGGCGGTCTATCGGAACATCCGCGCCGGGTTCGACGACAACCTGACCGATTACCTGAGTGCGCACAGCATCGCCCATGCGTTTCACCACAATGCGTTTCTCGTCGTGAGCAACGGCGATCGCGCCCGCTATGGTTCGATCACGAGCAAGTGGGAACATTTTGTCGAATGGAAGCGCGATACAGAGTCGGCTCAGGCACGCGTGGATGCCGAGGCGCTTCTGGATGGAATGCTGGCCAAGGATCGGCTGCTCGATCTGGTGGAGAACTTCATCCTGTTTGATGAGAGCCGGGCCGGCGGGACGCGCAAGGTGGTTGCTCGCAATCATCAAGTGCTCGGCGTGAATAATGCGGTGGGTTCAGTGATTCACCAGGAGGAACTGAAACGACAGTATCCACCGGAGCAGCGGCTTGTCGAATACCGGGCATCAATTGAACGGCCCTCCCTCGCGGCTGAGTCTGTACCGGAAGATCAGGCCTATCTACCAGCCGCTCCCGCGCAGTCACAGGATCTGATAGAGCTTCCTCTCCTCAAACGGGCACACCCTGATCTCGGACGGTTAGGCGTGTTCTGGCACACGCAAGGGAGCGGGAAGTCTTATTCCATGGCGTTTTTTGCGGAGAAGGTGCGGCGCGTGGTCCCGGTAACTTTACCTTTTTGGTGA
- a CDS encoding nucleotidyl transferase AbiEii/AbiGii toxin family protein: MREPETRLLRHHHDAAFFSEAIAFTSAQQGFVSALIEKDYFCSVVLTYLSGLSGGNLVFKGGTCLTKVHAGFYRLSEDLDFAISLPVDAPRSERSRKIEPVKRAIRMLCEAMPEFREEEPLTGANASRQYVGSLSYESPLRRRRETIKIEISLREPLVEQSENHGVATILQNPLSGKPLVAPIPFSCIAKREALAEKFRAAMTRREPAVRDYFDIDYAIQHSQVDLTESLWLRMVRDKLAVPGNEPVDVSERRLRVLQDQVQLFLKPVLRVGELRAFDLDRAFGLVAQVAVAVGPAA, translated from the coding sequence ATGCGGGAACCTGAGACTCGGTTGCTGCGCCACCATCACGATGCCGCCTTCTTCTCCGAGGCCATTGCGTTTACCTCGGCGCAACAAGGATTCGTGTCGGCCTTGATCGAGAAGGATTATTTTTGCAGCGTGGTGTTGACCTATCTCTCCGGATTGTCCGGTGGAAACTTGGTTTTTAAAGGCGGCACCTGTCTGACGAAAGTGCACGCGGGATTTTATCGTCTGAGTGAAGATCTCGACTTCGCGATCTCTTTGCCGGTCGATGCTCCGCGTTCGGAGCGCAGCCGGAAGATCGAGCCGGTGAAACGGGCGATACGTATGCTGTGCGAGGCCATGCCGGAATTTCGTGAAGAGGAGCCGCTCACAGGCGCCAATGCTTCCAGGCAGTATGTCGGCAGCCTGAGTTATGAGTCGCCGCTTCGCCGTCGGAGGGAGACGATTAAGATTGAAATCAGCCTGCGCGAACCACTGGTCGAACAGTCCGAGAATCACGGAGTTGCCACGATCCTCCAGAATCCGCTTTCGGGAAAGCCGTTAGTTGCACCGATCCCTTTCTCGTGTATTGCCAAACGGGAAGCGTTGGCCGAGAAGTTTCGTGCCGCCATGACCCGTCGAGAGCCGGCAGTGCGGGACTACTTTGATATCGACTATGCAATTCAGCATTCTCAGGTCGATCTCACAGAATCGTTGTGGCTGCGCATGGTCAGGGACAAGTTGGCTGTGCCGGGTAACGAGCCTGTCGATGTGTCAGAGAGGCGATTGAGGGTCTTGCAAGACCAGGTCCAGCTGTTCCTGAAACCTGTCCTTCGAGTCGGCGAGCTTCGCGCATTCGATCTCGATCGTGCATTCGGTCTTGTGGCCCAAGTGGCAGTAGCAGTTGGGCCAGCAGCATGA
- a CDS encoding type IV toxin-antitoxin system AbiEi family antitoxin domain-containing protein produces the protein MKQTLGNLERQLFAYAQMRGLRTLRTGDLTTALGISRKQESKLFTRLSTARMIAQARRGLYLIPQRLPLGGSWAPSEILALNTLIGDRKGRYQICGPNAFNRYGYDEQVPNRIYVYNNRLHGERKVGPVQLTLIKVADRRLGSTEETATADGERGLYSSRARTLLDAVYDWSRFGSLPRAYEWIRADLKKQRVTARDLVQVTLRYGDVGTIRRMGYCLEQEGVEASLLQRLERALKPTRSCIPCVPSRAKRGTINRRWGVVDNAGT, from the coding sequence ATGAAACAGACGCTCGGCAATCTCGAACGCCAACTGTTTGCCTATGCGCAGATGCGCGGCCTGAGAACCCTGCGAACGGGTGATTTGACCACAGCGCTCGGCATATCGCGCAAGCAGGAAAGCAAGCTGTTCACCCGGCTCTCAACCGCCCGCATGATTGCGCAGGCGCGCCGGGGGCTTTATCTGATTCCTCAGCGCCTGCCTTTGGGCGGAAGCTGGGCTCCCTCGGAAATTCTCGCACTCAATACCCTCATCGGCGATCGGAAGGGACGATACCAGATCTGTGGTCCCAACGCTTTCAATCGATACGGCTATGACGAGCAGGTGCCGAATCGCATCTATGTCTATAACAATCGCCTGCATGGTGAGCGCAAGGTCGGCCCGGTGCAGCTGACCTTGATTAAGGTGGCAGATCGACGACTGGGTTCGACTGAAGAAACGGCGACGGCGGACGGCGAGCGGGGACTCTATTCTTCACGAGCGCGAACTCTGCTCGATGCGGTCTACGACTGGTCTCGCTTCGGCTCGCTGCCACGGGCGTATGAATGGATCCGCGCCGATTTGAAGAAGCAACGTGTGACGGCGCGAGACCTCGTACAGGTCACGTTGCGGTACGGCGATGTTGGAACGATTAGACGCATGGGGTACTGCCTCGAACAAGAAGGGGTTGAGGCGTCGCTTCTCCAGAGGCTGGAACGCGCGTTGAAGCCTACAAGGAGTTGTATTCCTTGCGTTCCGTCAAGAGCCAAACGCGGCACAATCAATCGCCGATGGGGGGTCGTGGACAATGCGGGAACCTGA